One window of the Falco biarmicus isolate bFalBia1 chromosome Z, bFalBia1.pri, whole genome shotgun sequence genome contains the following:
- the LOC130142893 gene encoding translation initiation factor IF-2-like isoform X4, with protein MFHLMLVGSIFFIELLQAVLLNHTFHPAVVYVPNIPRGPPGTLIPLTPSLGTCTGVWLSFAGSASPVIPWRQPVSQPAAAERGARPLRPQPNPGCGWPAAAPGSSGGSGVGPRGGGPQATFRSRRGSRRWQCREAAAATGRLPARSCEPSPHGPGAPARCPSRLAARPAGPCSSAATAHCAPPRPAACPCASLPRQRDARPAACTCKCGCGGGGARAAARGEAAGAEVRPPGHQPGGACGARLVVGRRAAGAGREGSTGFSDDREGHTFCIFIWPDNLECKLYGTVPGSPLLQRNEV; from the exons ATGTTCCATCTGATGTTAGTCggttccattttttttatagagttgttacaagctgttctgcttaaccacaccttTCACCCGGCAGTGGTGTACGTGCCCAACATTCCTCGGGGGCCTCCAGGCACCTTGATACCCCTGACCCCAAGtctgggcacatgcacaggggtttggttaagttttgcaggatcagcctcccccGTTATTCCATGGCGTCAGCCGGTTTCGCAGCCGGCGGCAGCCGagcgcggggcccggcccctTCGGCCCCAGCCCAACCCGGGCTGCGGCTGGCCGGCGGCCGCTCCCGGCAGCAGCGGAGGGTCGGGGGTGggcccgcggggcggggggccgcAGGCCACGTTTAGGTCGCGGCGCGGAAGCCGACGGTGGCAGTGCCGAGAGGCGGCGGCGGCAACGGGGCGGCTGCCCGCGCGCAGCTGCGAGCCCAGTCCGCACGGCCCCGGCGCCCCCGCCCGCTGTCCTTCCCGCCTCGCTGCGCGTCCCGCCGGGCCCTGCTCGTCCGCCGCCACGGCTCACTgcgcgccgccgcgccccgcggcCTGCCCGTGCGCGTCCTTGCCGCGGCAGCGGGATGCCCGCCCGGCCGCTTGCACCTGCAAGTGTGGGTGCGGAGGCGGAGGTGCCCGTGCTGCAGCGCGGGGTGAAGCAGCGGGAGCGGAGGTGCGGCCGCCGGGTCACCAGCCGGGAGGCGCCTGCGGGGCCCGCCTGGTCGTGGGCCGACGCGCCGCGGGAGCGGGCCGGGAGGGCAGCACAG GATTTTCAGATGACAGAGAAGGTCACACCTTCTGTATCTTCATTTGGCCAGATAACCTCGAGTGCAAGCTGTATGGCACGGTGCCAGGATCTCCACTCTTGCAAAGAAACG